One region of Nitrospirota bacterium genomic DNA includes:
- a CDS encoding transposase, whose translation MARPLRIQYPGAVYHVTSRGNERQDIFKDDDDRKRFLQILIQSIHIYSVKLYSYVLMTNHFHLLVETPKGNLAEFMRKFNITYTGYYNRMHNRVGHLYQGRYKSVLVDKNEYLSVLSRYIHLNPVKIKAMKKLPEKDRLKYLIRYRWSSLPGFLSRRTKEWYVDYAMVLGEYGGDTVKARKEYKKRIYAEIAGDTEIKESIIGQSILGGAAFIAWVKDNYIEGMKDRERPAVREIHRHRTQEEVFTATKQETGKDVDAISKGKGDLRRIVMDLLYRTGGLKGPEIGLIFGIDYGTVSQERKRLREKIQKDRKIRSLMNRIERKLSTNEI comes from the coding sequence ATGGCCCGTCCCCTTCGCATACAATATCCCGGCGCAGTGTACCACGTCACGAGCCGGGGCAACGAGCGACAGGATATATTCAAGGACGATGATGATCGAAAACGCTTTCTTCAGATACTCATCCAGTCAATACATATCTACTCAGTCAAGCTTTACAGTTACGTCCTCATGACCAACCACTTCCATCTGCTTGTGGAGACCCCCAAAGGCAATCTTGCCGAATTCATGCGCAAGTTCAATATTACCTATACCGGTTATTACAATAGAATGCATAACCGCGTAGGGCACCTGTACCAAGGCCGTTACAAAAGCGTCCTTGTGGATAAAAACGAGTATCTTTCCGTCCTCTCCCGCTATATCCATTTGAATCCCGTCAAAATAAAAGCCATGAAAAAGCTTCCGGAGAAGGATAGGTTAAAATACCTTATTCGGTACCGCTGGAGCAGCCTCCCGGGGTTTCTGAGCAGGAGAACGAAGGAGTGGTACGTCGATTATGCAATGGTCCTCGGAGAGTACGGTGGCGATACCGTCAAAGCGAGAAAAGAATACAAGAAGCGAATCTATGCTGAGATCGCCGGCGACACCGAGATAAAAGAAAGCATCATCGGTCAGAGCATCCTGGGAGGAGCAGCGTTCATTGCCTGGGTAAAAGACAACTATATCGAGGGGATGAAGGACCGGGAGCGACCCGCTGTAAGAGAGATACACCGACATCGAACACAAGAAGAGGTTTTCACTGCGACAAAACAAGAAACGGGGAAGGATGTAGACGCTATCAGTAAGGGAAAAGGTGATCTGCGCAGGATTGTCATGGACTTGCTGTACCGGACAGGCGGGTTGAAAGGCCCTGAGATCGGCCTGATCTTCGGGATTGACTACGGAACGGTCAGTCAGGAACGAAAACGCCTCCGTGAGAAGATTCAAAAAGATCGGAAGATTCGGTCGCTGATGAACAGAATAGAGCGAAAATTGTCGACAAACGAGATTTGA